The genomic segment AAACAGCTCTATTTGGagacaacaggaaaaagtcGGACCCTGCAGAGTGCGTTGGCGCTGCTTTACACTCTTTTGCCAGATTTTgactggaagaaaattaacatgaGGCATCAGTGGAGCACCATCTTTTGCTCTGGAAGCTGCGATTGTCCTATGCGAAACCACTACCTAGAAGAGGAACAGCGCAGACAGTACAGTTTACGGGTGAAAAACAATGATTTGGAGAAAATATATGTGGAAATGGCAAAGATTGTAGGCGTTCCCACCAGGCAGCTGAGAGCTTCTAACCCAATAGATTCTCTCTTGTGTTATTTTTGCCATAATGTCAGTTTTCCGTGTACCCAAACAGGATGCATTGGTATGGAACACTTCAAAGTGATCAAAAGACATCAGTTGGAagatgagagagaaagacaggaaaagaaactttatttcttATATGCACTATTGGCTACTCATCCTCTCCTCAACCAGACTGTTAATCGGCTGCAGCGTATTGCAGAAGGCAAGAAAGAAGAAGTATTTGTTCTTTACTCTGCACATGATGTCACATTGTCACCTGTCCTTAGTGCCTTGGGCATTACAGAGGCTAGATTTCCAAGATTTGCTGCCAGATTAGTTTTTGAGCTGTGGCAGGATGGGAAGAGACCCAAAGAACACTTCATCCGCATCCTCTATAATGGCGCTGATGTCACTTTCCAGACCTCATTTTGCAaggattattttaaacattCCAGCAAGCCAATGTGCCCACTAGAAAAATTTGTTAACTTTGTGAAGAGAGACATGTTCTTAGTTTTTAACAGCACTAGCTATTATGATGCATGTCGTAGAAGACCACTGTAGGGGTGGAAAGTGAGAAGGAAGCAATGTCAATTCACGTATTGGTGAAAATCTGTATTCTGGTTGAGGCACAGTTCAGCTTTGTTATTTCTTGTATGTGTAAGTACAAGAGGATATTGCTGGAAACattctccaaatatttttgttcagacTGCAGATCGTTTCCGGTAGAAGAATGAATAGTGAGGGAGCattgtgcatatgtgtgtgctcagaaatgctgtgttaGCTGTAATGAAATGATACATAGCACAGGGTACTGTAACCTCGATGTCCCTGGATAGAGTGAGAGCACAgactttgtttctctgtgttccAGAGCAGTCCTTGAATACCATAAGCTTAAAACccaaagctatttttttttcactgccatTTCAGTCTTTTGAAATAGTTTGTATCACGGTATTTCTGAGTTCTGCATTAAACCATTTGCAGGGATTTCTTGAAGTTCCTTACtcaaaaagaagcattttaatatttaggAGCAGGTCTTTAAAGCAAAGCGGGTGTGTGTATTTGTGCACACTCACCTGTGCATGTCTAAATGACCATGTGCCTTTTAGACCTCACAGACCTAGAAATACGTGGCTGCTGTCACCAGTGACAGAGAAAAGTGTACTGGAAAATGGATACAAAACTCTGTTCTTCGATCGCACTTTCAGCACTTTGAGTAGTTCAAACACAGTCTGGAAATATGTAAAGGTCTTGTGACATTAAAATAGATAGCAAACACTAACATTACCGATACACCTGTGTGGGAAATTAGGATTAGAAATCAGTTTTGTGGTGAAGTGTTGGGCTTTTTCCTGTTGTGAACACATTCAAGCTGCTGTGCTATGAAACAAATCAGTGTTTTAGGAATTTGTTACAGTGACTGCTTGAGACAGTTCGACTAAACAATAGTAGAATTTTGTAGTTGAGTTAGTATTTTTATGGACTAGGAA from the Cuculus canorus isolate bCucCan1 chromosome 9, bCucCan1.pri, whole genome shotgun sequence genome contains:
- the PXYLP1 gene encoding 2-phosphoxylose phosphatase 1 isoform X1; amino-acid sequence: MLFRNRFLFLLALAALLAFLSLSLQFLHLIPVNPVREDGLNPKSRKRIMPDLLTEPPAIDPVYEAYVYCNIPNIAERSMEGHAPHYFKLVSVQVLIRHGDRYPLYAIPKTKRPDIDCTLLPNRKPSHPQLEAFIKHMSKGSAAQMDGALSNLPRYPSHSLCEMGELTQTGVVQHLRNGQLLREIYINKHKLLLSNWTAKQLYLETTGKSRTLQSALALLYTLLPDFDWKKINMRHQWSTIFCSGSCDCPMRNHYLEEEQRRQYSLRVKNNDLEKIYVEMAKIVGVPTRQLRASNPIDSLLCYFCHNVSFPCTQTGCIGMEHFKVIKRHQLEDERERQEKKLYFLYALLATHPLLNQTVNRLQRIAEGKKEEVFVLYSAHDVTLSPVLSALGITEARFPRFAARLVFELWQDGKRPKEHFIRILYNGADVTFQTSFCKDYFKHSSKPMCPLEKFVNFVKRDMFLVFNSTSYYDACRRRPL
- the PXYLP1 gene encoding 2-phosphoxylose phosphatase 1 isoform X2, which translates into the protein MILFSVFLVLVHLIPVNPVREDGLNPKSRKRIMPDLLTEPPAIDPVYEAYVYCNIPNIAERSMEGHAPHYFKLVSVQVLIRHGDRYPLYAIPKTKRPDIDCTLLPNRKPSHPQLEAFIKHMSKGSAAQMDGALSNLPRYPSHSLCEMGELTQTGVVQHLRNGQLLREIYINKHKLLLSNWTAKQLYLETTGKSRTLQSALALLYTLLPDFDWKKINMRHQWSTIFCSGSCDCPMRNHYLEEEQRRQYSLRVKNNDLEKIYVEMAKIVGVPTRQLRASNPIDSLLCYFCHNVSFPCTQTGCIGMEHFKVIKRHQLEDERERQEKKLYFLYALLATHPLLNQTVNRLQRIAEGKKEEVFVLYSAHDVTLSPVLSALGITEARFPRFAARLVFELWQDGKRPKEHFIRILYNGADVTFQTSFCKDYFKHSSKPMCPLEKFVNFVKRDMFLVFNSTSYYDACRRRPL